A stretch of the Bacteroidales bacterium genome encodes the following:
- a CDS encoding PKD domain-containing protein, producing the protein MATKQKLQLEKINLEYSRFVKDQVLTEVQLNEIIVFFEDQHRLTRTCLIGTGIVCGLHLQRTSTQVTLSAGAAITTDGDLLKMELTNYKHFAEYTMPDAGKYDPFYYKEGGKEKVVKLYQLLTDEDKDKITSAQVHGIKDLDSEISNWVAILYLEYYLKDPENCTPTNCDNLGQRQVAKPRLLVLSKSDLDKVIQRDPDETIGDDIYLKYHEAYESYFTFPVLRPKRVILNQNNTINSITLASAYFKAAKDGSGNITKAIGDLYQAFKFMIDKSEGLNIDQLMKRLSENLNKASNPLHAQYTYDFYKDVLVAYNELRDMIYHVAFECCPNIYAFPKHIMLGEPNIEYGSQPPKYRHQFYPSPAVSRNQQNNVIGMFKRLQLMIMNFEPKEMDAIRITPSKDYDRPLEDRAIPFYYGKPADLTKEWNHNRTLKANEKLNLSYNADKYNPPVPDESLNPLDYSIDEFNFFRIEGHIGKNYKTVLRDLDRIKSSKAVPVDVVAIRLGDARLSDINLDDFECHFEDLNVMLRAFQTEISCLLGEGSNFFSGFSAKPEFQHVNLVRYIPPPDQPPWIIKTDLIKNLFPKRGIEKLTVDLKAAERMLATELKSAERKEATEIKTPTKRETTEIKSGVREAILASGDLFASNMREKIAEISRLDLKVDDCDRFLKPVFKPERLVKETLDLHPDAFGKFVLKALEEPVGTVDEFVEKTRNFAAADPDILKLDENNRNVLFEYPVQILAHLNFVQRFVPGSIREITPKFILDYRNFSLSFCSRLKVMRTRLERYFRTGNYVARGYESNYLNMVDRMERICCSNEKLEVIMREIERRKTEILSYLSFSKYITRHPGLEHKAGTHRGGTFVIVYAGATRDGGVQQPSRDFTRVTGLAQGIAVVNLAEKTKPQYRDVESFALFIVNNDEKIDREEELDNFFTINNIQRSSAYAEMVVKELNTRVTDISRIICRDLTQAPEDIVVADFSLPYLCCSECPPVAFIVEKEKEPEPEPDPDPVSLEIETSEFCSNDRNVYPFIVTPEDGEVTTADPDLVNMVKQDEGSSKYQFIPRLAPADHFGKPIGFTVNGQDVPLTVTVFSNPVAKILVPAVTENRADITIVLKAQPNPEGEGNFEYKWTFGDGSTMDGLEIEAHFKKAGFDGEIPVTLTVTNGPCTATDSVTIPFQGEEPTVDCQEIVASFITEKQKFLGLETTKTSISKPSNRTINAMYAAVIKAFDGAAALSHRPTPARTLTVIQNVDQLIRQIYEFNPPANSPAVARVLEEFIRLLMILMLNLVRCGRSIPEDQVNIILENLAAFNISFRTLLSKYPELNNRKLFENEVTEFSQNFVSQDAKLKSALTKFIKAILKFP; encoded by the coding sequence ATGGCAACCAAGCAAAAACTCCAACTTGAAAAAATAAACCTCGAATACAGCAGGTTTGTCAAAGACCAGGTGCTCACTGAAGTGCAACTGAATGAAATCATTGTTTTCTTTGAGGATCAGCATAGGTTAACCCGCACTTGCCTGATCGGAACCGGCATCGTTTGCGGCCTGCATTTGCAGCGCACTTCCACACAGGTTACATTGAGCGCCGGTGCAGCCATCACCACCGATGGCGACCTGCTGAAGATGGAACTTACCAACTACAAGCATTTTGCGGAATATACCATGCCTGATGCCGGCAAATATGATCCGTTCTATTACAAGGAAGGTGGAAAAGAGAAAGTTGTGAAACTTTATCAGTTGCTCACCGATGAGGACAAAGACAAGATCACCTCGGCGCAGGTTCACGGTATAAAGGACCTTGACAGCGAGATTTCTAACTGGGTTGCCATTTTATACCTTGAATATTACCTTAAAGATCCCGAAAACTGCACCCCGACCAATTGCGATAACCTCGGTCAGCGCCAGGTAGCAAAACCCCGTTTGCTGGTGCTTTCAAAAAGCGATCTCGACAAAGTGATACAGCGTGATCCTGACGAAACCATTGGCGACGACATTTACCTGAAATATCATGAGGCTTACGAAAGCTATTTCACTTTCCCGGTGCTCCGTCCCAAACGCGTGATCCTGAACCAAAACAACACAATAAACAGTATTACGCTGGCCAGCGCGTATTTCAAAGCAGCGAAAGATGGCAGCGGAAACATTACCAAAGCCATCGGCGATCTTTATCAGGCTTTCAAATTCATGATTGATAAAAGCGAAGGCCTGAACATTGATCAATTAATGAAGCGGCTTTCCGAAAACCTGAACAAGGCGTCGAATCCCCTGCATGCGCAATATACCTATGATTTTTACAAAGATGTGCTTGTGGCCTACAACGAACTCAGGGACATGATCTACCATGTGGCATTTGAGTGCTGCCCGAATATTTACGCCTTTCCAAAACACATCATGCTTGGCGAACCCAATATTGAGTATGGTTCGCAACCACCAAAATACCGTCACCAGTTTTATCCTTCACCGGCAGTGTCCCGCAACCAGCAGAACAATGTTATAGGCATGTTCAAGCGCCTGCAACTGATGATCATGAATTTCGAACCCAAAGAAATGGATGCTATCCGGATCACGCCTTCAAAGGATTACGACAGGCCGCTTGAAGACAGGGCAATTCCTTTTTATTACGGAAAACCGGCCGATCTGACAAAAGAATGGAATCACAACCGGACGCTCAAAGCCAACGAAAAACTCAACCTTTCCTACAATGCTGATAAATATAATCCTCCCGTTCCCGACGAATCACTCAACCCGCTGGATTACAGCATTGACGAATTTAATTTTTTCAGGATAGAGGGTCATATTGGCAAAAACTATAAAACCGTTCTCAGGGATTTGGATCGCATCAAAAGCAGCAAAGCCGTGCCGGTAGATGTGGTGGCCATCAGGCTGGGCGATGCAAGGTTATCGGATATCAATCTCGACGATTTTGAGTGCCATTTCGAAGATCTTAACGTAATGCTTCGTGCCTTCCAGACAGAGATCAGTTGCCTGCTGGGCGAAGGGAGCAACTTTTTCTCCGGCTTCAGCGCCAAACCTGAATTCCAGCATGTGAACTTGGTGCGCTATATTCCGCCTCCGGATCAGCCACCCTGGATCATCAAAACCGATCTGATCAAAAACCTGTTCCCCAAGAGAGGTATTGAAAAGCTTACAGTTGATCTTAAAGCTGCCGAGCGAATGTTGGCGACAGAATTGAAATCTGCTGAGCGAAAGGAGGCGACGGAAATTAAAACACCTACCAAAAGGGAAACCACAGAAATTAAGTCCGGTGTACGGGAAGCCATCCTTGCTTCAGGCGATCTCTTTGCAAGCAATATGAGAGAGAAAATAGCTGAGATCAGCAGGCTGGATCTGAAAGTTGATGACTGTGACCGCTTTCTCAAACCCGTTTTTAAACCTGAGCGCCTGGTAAAAGAAACACTTGATTTACATCCCGATGCGTTCGGAAAGTTTGTCCTGAAAGCGCTTGAAGAACCTGTGGGCACTGTGGATGAGTTCGTGGAAAAAACCAGGAATTTTGCAGCTGCCGATCCTGATATTTTGAAGCTTGACGAAAACAACCGCAATGTTCTTTTTGAATATCCGGTTCAGATCCTTGCACATCTGAACTTTGTGCAACGCTTTGTTCCCGGTTCAATAAGAGAAATAACGCCAAAGTTTATACTTGATTACCGCAACTTCTCGCTGAGCTTTTGCAGCAGGCTGAAAGTGATGCGAACCCGGTTGGAGCGCTATTTCCGAACCGGAAATTACGTGGCAAGAGGATACGAGTCGAATTACCTGAACATGGTTGATCGCATGGAACGCATCTGCTGCAGCAATGAGAAACTGGAAGTGATCATGCGTGAGATTGAGCGCCGCAAAACAGAAATTCTTTCTTACCTCTCGTTTTCGAAATATATAACCCGTCATCCCGGCCTCGAACACAAAGCCGGAACCCACCGTGGCGGAACATTCGTAATTGTGTATGCCGGCGCAACAAGGGATGGCGGTGTGCAGCAGCCTTCCAGGGATTTTACAAGAGTTACAGGACTTGCGCAAGGTATTGCAGTCGTAAACCTTGCAGAGAAAACAAAGCCCCAGTATCGCGATGTTGAATCGTTTGCTCTGTTCATTGTTAACAACGATGAAAAGATTGACAGGGAAGAAGAACTCGACAATTTCTTTACGATCAACAATATTCAACGCAGCAGCGCCTATGCTGAAATGGTTGTTAAGGAACTGAACACAAGGGTTACTGACATAAGCCGCATTATTTGCAGAGACCTTACGCAAGCGCCTGAAGATATAGTTGTAGCCGATTTTAGCCTGCCTTACCTATGTTGCTCTGAATGCCCGCCAGTGGCCTTTATTGTAGAAAAAGAGAAAGAACCGGAACCGGAACCAGATCCGGATCCCGTATCACTAGAAATAGAAACTTCAGAGTTTTGCAGCAACGACCGAAACGTATATCCTTTTATTGTTACACCTGAAGATGGAGAGGTTACAACTGCTGACCCTGATCTCGTTAACATGGTCAAGCAAGATGAGGGTAGCTCGAAATACCAATTCATTCCCCGGCTGGCACCCGCTGATCATTTTGGTAAGCCAATCGGATTCACAGTCAACGGCCAGGATGTGCCTTTAACAGTTACCGTTTTCAGCAATCCGGTTGCAAAGATCCTCGTACCTGCTGTTACCGAAAACCGGGCTGATATTACGATCGTTCTCAAAGCACAGCCAAATCCGGAAGGGGAGGGCAATTTTGAATACAAATGGACATTTGGTGATGGCTCAACAATGGATGGACTGGAAATCGAGGCGCACTTCAAAAAGGCTGGGTTTGATGGAGAAATTCCTGTAACGCTTACCGTGACTAACGGGCCCTGCACTGCAACTGATTCTGTTACTATCCCATTCCAGGGTGAAGAGCCGACAGTGGACTGTCAGGAAATTGTTGCAAGTTTCATTACAGAAAAGCAAAAATTCCTGGGGCTGGAAACCACTAAAACCTCAATATCAAAACCCAGTAACCGGACTATAAATGCCATGTATGCGGCCGTTATAAAAGCATTTGATGGGGCAGCCGCTTTATCGCATAGACCAACTCCGGCAAGAACATTGACGGTGATACAAAATGTGGATCAGCTCATAAGGCAGATCTACGAATTTAACCCTCCGGCGAATAGTCCTGCTGTGGCCAGGGTATTGGAAGAATTCATCAGGCTGCTGATGATCCTTATGTTGAACCTTGTAAGATGTGGCCGAAGTATTCCTGAAGACCAGGTTAATATAATCCTTGAGAACCTGGCTGCATTCAATATTTCTTTCAGAACGCTACTGAGTAAATATCCTGAATTGAATAACAGGAAGTTATTTGAAAATGAGGTGACAGAATTTTCTCAAAATTTTGTTTCACAGGATGCAAAGCTTAAATCTGCGCTCACAAAGTTCATTAAAGCTATTCTTAAGTTTCCATAA
- a CDS encoding PAAR domain-containing protein → MAFAARVTDMHVCPMVTGTVPHVGGPILPPGAPTVLICGIPAARVSDQCVCVGPTDVIIQGSATVLIGGLPAARMGDATAHGGMIVAGCPTVIIGG, encoded by the coding sequence ATGGCATTTGCAGCAAGAGTCACCGATATGCATGTCTGTCCGATGGTTACAGGAACTGTACCCCATGTGGGCGGACCTATATTGCCACCAGGGGCACCAACGGTTCTAATTTGTGGAATTCCTGCTGCAAGGGTAAGTGATCAGTGTGTTTGTGTTGGACCCACGGATGTGATCATCCAGGGTTCGGCAACAGTTCTCATTGGCGGTTTGCCGGCTGCACGGATGGGTGATGCTACTGCTCATGGAGGAATGATCGTTGCTGGTTGCCCAACGGTGATCATAGGTGGATAA
- the vgrG gene encoding type VI secretion system tip protein VgrG: MPSSRTIPTTRPATVVTPAIRINGNEIARTFLVDSITVSKEINRIPWAKIVLIDGESAGGSFQASDNELFIPGQEIEVMAGYENDVYTIFKGMIIAHSIKIRSGGGSVLVLECRDKTVKMTVGRKSKYFAEMKDNDILSAIAGTYAGLNPNIEATAVSHKKLIQYDCSDWDFIVARAEANGKFCFADDGQLTVKAPDISQNAVLTLTYGATILEMDAEIDARLQLGKVSSNSWSPSDQGIIEVEANNPQIALNGNLSSNDLAEVIGLDEFVLGHGGQVEEPELQAWADALMLKRQLAKVRGRVKCRGIHTVKPGLTIELEGVGERFNGKAYVSGVQHFISGGDWQLDIQFGCDPDWFTGKFNIEKKPASGLMAAVQGLHIAKVLQLAGDPDGEDRIKVHLPILGSDQEGLWARIASLDAGNNRGSFFRPEIDDEVIVGFINDDPRDAIVLGMLNSSRKPAPLSGSDDNHEKGFVTRSGIKMIFNDDEKSFTLETPGGKKILVDDSGGEIQLQDENQNKIAMNSTGISIESIGKIELKAGQGLVLGAANLELKAQAGMTLEGGASTELKAGGVLIIQGSLVQIN; this comes from the coding sequence ATGCCCAGTAGCAGAACCATACCAACAACGCGGCCTGCAACGGTTGTTACGCCTGCGATCAGGATCAACGGCAATGAGATTGCTCGCACTTTTCTGGTTGATTCCATCACTGTTTCAAAAGAGATCAACCGCATACCCTGGGCTAAAATTGTATTAATTGACGGAGAATCCGCGGGAGGGAGTTTCCAGGCCAGCGACAATGAACTCTTCATTCCTGGACAGGAAATCGAAGTGATGGCAGGCTATGAAAATGATGTTTATACTATTTTCAAAGGCATGATCATCGCACACAGCATCAAGATCAGGAGCGGAGGGGGCTCCGTTCTTGTGCTGGAGTGCCGCGACAAAACTGTGAAAATGACAGTTGGCCGCAAAAGCAAATATTTTGCTGAAATGAAGGACAATGATATTCTTTCAGCTATCGCCGGAACCTATGCTGGTTTGAACCCCAATATTGAGGCTACAGCGGTATCGCACAAAAAGCTGATCCAATATGATTGCAGTGACTGGGATTTTATTGTGGCCCGCGCCGAAGCCAACGGCAAATTCTGCTTCGCTGACGATGGCCAGCTAACTGTAAAAGCTCCCGATATTTCACAGAATGCGGTTTTGACCCTAACCTACGGGGCAACCATCCTGGAAATGGATGCTGAGATTGATGCAAGGCTTCAGCTTGGCAAAGTGAGTTCGAATTCATGGAGCCCCAGCGATCAGGGAATCATTGAAGTTGAAGCCAATAATCCACAGATAGCCTTGAACGGAAATCTTTCCAGTAATGATCTAGCTGAAGTAATCGGTCTTGATGAATTTGTGTTAGGGCATGGCGGCCAGGTTGAAGAACCGGAATTACAAGCCTGGGCCGATGCATTGATGCTGAAACGCCAGTTGGCAAAGGTTCGCGGACGTGTAAAATGCAGGGGAATTCATACGGTTAAGCCCGGTTTAACGATTGAACTCGAAGGTGTTGGAGAGCGGTTCAACGGAAAAGCTTATGTGAGCGGCGTGCAGCATTTCATTTCTGGTGGCGACTGGCAACTTGATATTCAGTTTGGTTGCGACCCGGATTGGTTCACGGGAAAATTTAATATTGAGAAAAAACCTGCCTCAGGCTTGATGGCTGCTGTGCAAGGCTTACATATTGCGAAAGTCTTACAATTGGCCGGCGATCCTGATGGTGAGGACAGGATAAAAGTTCATCTTCCAATTCTTGGTTCAGACCAGGAAGGCCTTTGGGCACGCATTGCAAGCCTTGATGCCGGCAACAACCGCGGCTCGTTTTTCAGGCCCGAAATAGATGATGAGGTGATTGTGGGCTTTATCAATGATGACCCACGCGATGCAATTGTGCTCGGAATGCTGAATAGCAGCAGAAAACCGGCACCACTGTCAGGCAGCGACGACAATCATGAAAAAGGCTTCGTAACCCGCAGCGGAATAAAAATGATTTTTAACGATGATGAAAAATCGTTCACACTGGAAACTCCGGGTGGAAAGAAAATTTTGGTGGATGACTCGGGCGGGGAAATACAATTACAGGATGAGAACCAGAATAAAATTGCAATGAACAGCACAGGGATTTCTATAGAAAGTATTGGCAAGATAGAGTTGAAGGCGGGCCAGGGGCTTGTGCTCGGAGCCGCAAACCTTGAACTCAAAGCCCAGGCAGGCATGACGCTCGAAGGAGGTGCAAGTACTGAGTTGAAAGCGGGTGGCGTATTGATAATCCAGGGATCATTGGTTCAGATAAATTAA
- a CDS encoding LysM peptidoglycan-binding domain-containing protein, which yields MQMNVAKMMIFSYPDAERKIPDGMMVVMVNPESYSQKINVNYAEKQAPGTTGMLPQFNKIEPQKLNFELLFDSTGVVNSIRNDVTGVEAELFLFKKTVLEYKGDKHRPRFLSIFWGTLKFDCCLESLDITYKLFRPSGLPIRAVAKAGFIGAIDDTKRVAKENASSPDLTHVRTVNEGDTLPLMAFRIYGDSKYYIEVAKANGLNDYRNLVTGQKIKFPPIAR from the coding sequence ATGCAGATGAATGTTGCAAAGATGATGATCTTTTCCTACCCTGACGCCGAAAGGAAAATTCCCGATGGCATGATGGTAGTAATGGTGAACCCTGAAAGCTACTCACAGAAAATCAATGTGAACTATGCTGAGAAACAGGCTCCGGGAACTACCGGTATGCTTCCGCAGTTTAACAAAATCGAGCCGCAGAAACTCAACTTTGAGTTGCTTTTCGACAGTACCGGAGTGGTAAACTCGATCAGGAACGATGTCACTGGCGTTGAAGCTGAACTTTTCTTGTTTAAGAAAACTGTGCTGGAATACAAAGGCGACAAACACAGGCCAAGGTTCCTTAGCATTTTCTGGGGAACTCTGAAATTCGACTGCTGTCTTGAGAGCCTTGATATTACTTACAAACTTTTTCGCCCAAGTGGCCTTCCAATTCGTGCAGTTGCCAAAGCCGGCTTCATCGGTGCAATTGACGACACCAAACGCGTAGCCAAAGAAAACGCCAGTTCGCCGGATCTGACCCATGTGCGAACCGTCAACGAAGGAGATACCCTTCCATTGATGGCATTCAGGATTTATGGCGATTCCAAATATTACATTGAAGTGGCAAAAGCCAACGGATTAAATGATTACAGGAACCTTGTAACCGGACAAAAAATCAAGTTTCCACCCATAGCAAGATAG
- a CDS encoding GPW/gp25 family protein, whose translation MSAENSFLGRGWGFPPTFDKASKGVGMLEEEKDIESSLDILLSTRLGERIMQPNYGCNLDEMVFEAMNLTLLTYLKDLVENAILYFEPRIDLGEVEIDTSRELEGVLLIKIDYTVRTTNSRFNFVYPFYKLEGSNLPVNR comes from the coding sequence ATGAGCGCTGAAAATTCATTCCTGGGACGTGGCTGGGGCTTCCCGCCAACCTTCGATAAAGCATCGAAAGGGGTGGGCATGCTGGAAGAGGAAAAGGACATTGAAAGCAGCCTCGACATACTGCTCTCAACCCGATTGGGCGAGCGCATCATGCAACCCAATTACGGCTGCAACCTCGATGAAATGGTGTTCGAAGCTATGAACCTGACTTTGCTCACCTATCTGAAGGATCTGGTGGAAAACGCAATTCTGTATTTCGAACCAAGGATTGATCTTGGCGAAGTTGAAATTGACACCTCGCGAGAGTTGGAAGGCGTGTTGCTCATAAAAATTGATTACACGGTTCGAACCACGAACTCCCGGTTCAACTTTGTATATCCGTTCTACAAACTTGAAGGGTCGAATTTACCTGTTAACCGATAA
- a CDS encoding baseplate J/gp47 family protein: protein MALNCNTKHPLQHDGTSQHQRFLEALEPSFVKIHEFDLRDWMRFAYHFSAKLKYFNVNDDQKPDGNWQAFLKSEEEIESFLKDAALVENETWLSETEREKILRREPQGNYEPHLALFLSFLKLLKFQQEQINGLSKRHLDFYYKEVLQLSLKPAVPDRVHLIFELAKNAGQAILANDTQLEGGKDKNGKPLYYATDEELVVNQASVAMLKSVFHRQGESIRYAEQTNSLDGLGTEFTDEHPNWQAFGNETWPAASLGFALASKILLLKEGTRKITVELSFAADSIPSDFPDKEKLQSQFLVLLSGEKDWIQATDFEVGSVPGSRAGKLSLTMQIDAAEKAIVPYDPEIHEESFNTDLPVLRVLINTGTEEGYAVYAALEKAIVTEAAITVEVSGIKDINLENDQGKLDGSKPFYPFGTQPRAGSNFYIGSAEIFQKNWEHIKLNVAWKNKPPNLQAYYSAYTDAGITVTGDDYFTFKARYLKDNKWFPEGASAFSKGLFDELIIERDASDSGFKIATLASPLLIKKGVDINKAVLKNYLAKQTLVSPFKLKKTTKPISTKFEIAKFNPGFSTPMTAIAAFGQAIKADYLRLTLDKSFLHEYFVNLMTQAMIKIANEETANIPNDPYTPQISSFTVDYKASATNKFAFGSSATPDNKFRNFKDRSVQLFHEQTFGQSEQHVFLKEQCAFLDPNAKRNIQLLPNYAPEGEFYIGLEKANASDMISLLIQAVEGSEDPLAPTFTGNQAVEWFALVNNEWQPLNDNYISKNSTTNLLRAGIVRIQLPAGANSSNTLLDSGFHWIKAQLPAGLKHTSVCRIAGIHAQAIEANFSDRDNELSHLAASVPAETIKKFIAKPPLVKGVNQPYATFGGAAIEEDVMFYQRVSERLRHKNRAVNIWDYERLVLQEFPKVYKVKCLNHTSINKEYGTPDYFEINPGFVSLIVIPDIRNQDSFDPLQPRASQNLLREIEDYIAPLNSLHVKFDADNPDYETLFLDFRVKFYNQFDPNAYLKILNEDIVRYLSPWAFGDFSDISFGGSIYKSVVIGFIEERPYVDFVSQVRMYHRKGEVDTNTSDLNFISASSARAILVSAIEHQINLIDNDLSCNE from the coding sequence ATGGCACTGAACTGCAATACGAAACATCCCTTACAGCATGATGGCACCAGCCAGCATCAGCGGTTTCTGGAAGCGCTTGAGCCGTCTTTTGTTAAAATCCATGAATTCGATCTGCGCGACTGGATGCGTTTTGCTTACCATTTTTCCGCAAAACTCAAATATTTCAATGTCAATGACGATCAGAAACCCGATGGCAACTGGCAGGCATTCCTGAAATCGGAAGAAGAAATTGAGTCATTCCTGAAAGATGCAGCTCTCGTTGAAAATGAAACCTGGCTTTCAGAAACTGAACGTGAAAAAATCCTCAGGCGCGAACCACAAGGCAATTACGAACCACACCTTGCGCTGTTCCTGAGTTTCCTGAAACTGCTGAAATTCCAGCAGGAACAGATCAACGGCCTCAGCAAACGCCATCTTGATTTTTATTACAAAGAAGTTCTGCAACTTAGTCTCAAACCTGCCGTTCCCGACCGTGTGCACCTGATTTTTGAACTGGCCAAGAATGCCGGTCAGGCCATTTTGGCAAATGATACGCAATTGGAAGGCGGTAAGGATAAAAATGGCAAACCACTTTATTATGCCACTGATGAAGAACTTGTGGTGAATCAGGCAAGTGTTGCCATGCTGAAAAGCGTTTTCCACCGGCAAGGCGAAAGTATCCGTTACGCTGAGCAAACAAATTCCCTTGATGGCCTCGGCACAGAATTCACGGATGAACATCCGAACTGGCAAGCATTCGGCAACGAAACCTGGCCGGCTGCAAGCCTGGGGTTCGCATTGGCATCAAAGATTTTGCTTTTGAAGGAAGGCACGCGCAAGATCACGGTGGAACTCAGTTTTGCAGCGGATTCAATTCCGTCTGATTTTCCTGACAAGGAAAAACTGCAATCGCAATTTCTCGTTTTGCTCAGCGGTGAAAAAGACTGGATTCAGGCAACTGATTTCGAAGTGGGCAGTGTTCCAGGCTCCAGGGCCGGTAAACTCAGTTTAACTATGCAGATTGATGCTGCCGAAAAAGCAATCGTTCCCTACGATCCGGAAATTCATGAAGAAAGTTTCAATACTGATTTACCAGTGCTGAGGGTGCTGATCAATACCGGCACTGAAGAGGGGTACGCTGTTTATGCTGCCCTCGAAAAAGCAATCGTCACCGAAGCAGCAATTACAGTGGAAGTCAGCGGCATTAAAGACATCAACCTCGAAAATGATCAGGGTAAGCTTGACGGCTCCAAACCTTTCTATCCATTTGGAACCCAGCCCAGGGCAGGCTCAAACTTTTACATAGGCAGCGCCGAAATTTTTCAAAAAAACTGGGAGCACATCAAACTGAACGTTGCCTGGAAAAACAAGCCTCCCAATCTGCAAGCGTATTATTCAGCCTATACCGATGCCGGCATCACGGTTACCGGCGATGATTATTTTACTTTCAAGGCCCGGTATTTAAAAGATAACAAGTGGTTCCCGGAAGGAGCAAGCGCATTCTCAAAAGGGCTTTTTGATGAACTCATTATTGAAAGAGATGCCTCAGATTCTGGATTCAAAATTGCAACATTAGCTTCTCCTTTGCTGATTAAGAAAGGGGTGGATATAAACAAGGCTGTGTTGAAGAATTACCTCGCAAAACAGACCCTGGTTTCTCCGTTCAAGTTGAAGAAAACTACCAAACCGATTTCAACCAAATTTGAGATCGCAAAATTCAATCCCGGATTTTCTACACCTATGACAGCAATTGCGGCTTTTGGCCAGGCCATTAAAGCTGACTATCTCAGGCTCACCCTCGATAAAAGTTTTCTGCACGAATATTTTGTGAACCTGATGACCCAGGCAATGATCAAAATTGCCAATGAGGAAACTGCTAATATTCCGAACGATCCTTACACTCCGCAGATAAGTTCCTTCACGGTTGATTATAAGGCCAGCGCTACCAACAAATTTGCTTTCGGTTCAAGTGCCACGCCCGATAACAAGTTCCGGAATTTCAAGGATCGCAGCGTTCAGTTGTTTCATGAGCAGACTTTCGGGCAAAGCGAGCAGCATGTGTTCCTGAAAGAGCAATGCGCTTTTCTCGATCCGAACGCGAAGCGCAACATTCAATTGCTACCAAATTATGCCCCGGAAGGTGAATTTTACATTGGTTTGGAGAAAGCCAATGCATCTGATATGATCAGTTTGCTGATCCAGGCTGTTGAAGGTAGTGAAGATCCGCTGGCTCCCACCTTTACCGGAAACCAGGCGGTGGAATGGTTCGCATTGGTAAACAATGAGTGGCAGCCATTGAATGATAATTATATTTCGAAAAACAGTACCACCAATTTGCTGCGAGCCGGTATCGTCCGGATACAGTTACCAGCCGGCGCCAATTCCAGCAACACCCTGCTCGATTCCGGTTTTCACTGGATCAAAGCACAATTGCCTGCCGGATTGAAGCATACCTCGGTTTGCAGGATTGCCGGCATTCATGCCCAGGCAATTGAAGCTAATTTCAGTGATCGCGACAATGAACTTTCCCATCTCGCGGCCTCAGTTCCTGCGGAAACCATTAAAAAATTCATAGCCAAACCACCGCTGGTAAAAGGTGTGAACCAGCCTTACGCCACATTTGGCGGGGCAGCCATCGAGGAGGATGTGATGTTTTATCAGCGGGTGAGTGAGCGTTTGCGCCATAAAAACCGCGCGGTGAACATCTGGGATTATGAGCGCCTTGTGCTTCAGGAATTTCCAAAAGTTTATAAAGTCAAATGCCTGAACCATACTTCAATCAACAAAGAGTACGGCACACCCGATTATTTCGAGATCAATCCCGGCTTTGTTTCACTGATTGTGATTCCGGACATTCGTAACCAGGACAGTTTCGATCCGTTGCAGCCCCGTGCCAGTCAGAACCTGTTGCGTGAAATTGAAGATTACATCGCTCCGCTGAATTCACTGCATGTGAAGTTTGATGCTGATAACCCTGATTATGAAACCCTCTTCCTTGATTTCAGGGTAAAATTCTACAATCAATTTGACCCCAATGCCTACCTGAAAATTTTGAACGAGGATATTGTCAGGTATCTTTCCCCCTGGGCTTTCGGTGATTTTTCGGATATCAGTTTCGGTGGAAGCATTTACAAAAGCGTGGTGATCGGGTTCATAGAAGAGCGGCCTTATGTTGATTTTGTTTCGCAGGTGAGAATGTACCACCGCAAAGGCGAAGTGGACACAAACACCTCCGACCTCAACTTCATCAGCGCCTCCAGTGCGCGGGCCATTTTGGTTTCGGCGATAGAACACCAAATAAATTTAATTGATAACGACCTTAGTTGCAATGAATGA